In Candidatus Poribacteria bacterium, the DNA window CGCTTTGTGTATGATACGACGAAGCAGCACACAAACGCCCGAGATGCTCACCACACGGCAACATCTTTCGATGATGTCGGCGTGTCTCGGAAGTGGATGGCTCAGAACAGACATAATACAGATGGCTCCGACATGGAAATGCCACCTCACGATGCGAAAACGATTCGTTTGATGGATAGGTATGCCCACAGGCTCCCGTGACTTGCGGGTATGTGTGCGTATGTGAACACAGATAGAAGTTGGTTGCGATACAACTGGAGTCCGTCGAACAACTCGCTTGGAGGGAATGATCGCCGGACGCTGTGAGACTGTGACCACACGGGCGTGTCTGTGGTGTTGTCTCGCTACTACCAGGGTTCCCCGCATTGCCGTTGTTTGGGTTGTTATTATTGTTGTTACTACTCTGGAGAGCACTATCCGTGCCTTGCGGCGGCAACGAAAACGTCCGCGCATCTTTGGCAGTTTTCTTGCGTGCCGCCCATCTAACAGGCGAATTCGGTGCCCAGTCGGCATGAACATGCGTCGTACCGGAATACAGTTGAGACCAACGTGCTCGATTCGGTTGGGGGATCGCATAGGCAGCATCCACCATATCTTGCCTGTCTAATGTGCCGTTGCCATCAAGGTCTTTGCCTGCTACATCCAACGCATACCCATACATGTGTGGACTCAAACCGCTTGAACCTGCATGGTGGTGGTTGTGATGCGGATTACGATAACCGCTGTTCAATGTGAAGTTACTCTTCGTCAAAGCAGCTTTATTCCCGCGATAATCTGTATTCATCTGATTAATCCACTTTTGATACCAACCTGATAGCCCCTCGTTGAGCATTTTCTCGTAGTGTCCGAAGTCGTAGGTGTCTTCACTTTTAAATTCGCTGCGCTTAGGGATCGGTCTGTTCAGATCAACATACTCCTGACGCACTTGGTCTATGTCGTCTGCCTTCAACACCAACTCCGTTTCCACTTCTTGACCGTCTTCGGTATCCGCAGTGAACTTAAGCGTGAACCCTAACTTCTTGTTACCACGATGCAGTGGGGTCCGCTCGTGCCGTCTATGGTTGTTCTCGTCTTTACATATATCTGGCTTCGCCGTCGGAGTATACGCAGGAACGCTGATCGTACCGACAACATTAAATGAGGTGCCTGGGTCCAACTTCGACGGATGCTTCGTACCCGACCAGTTTTTCTGCGAGGTAACAAGTTTCATACTCGATGGGTCGGCATTAGGAACAGTCCATGAAACCGTAGATGGATCAATCGGTGAGACACTATCCCCTTGATTGCCGTCATAACCCACAGACGCTGTAAAATGGCATTTATCCTGTGTACTCGTGATAAACGAGGTCGGATTATCGTTACTGCTGTCCGTACTTTTATCACTCCGACCAATCTGCCACGACTTGAACTTCACCGACGGCTTACCCAACAGACTTGATCCGGAATCCGATTGCCTCTGGGTCGCTGAAAAGATTGGGAACACAACTGAAAACAAATAGAAAAAAAACAAAAACCGTTTCAACATACAAATAACCTCCTATTACCTCAACACGGAAAGTGCTTCACTGGCACGCTTTACATCCGCATACCTATAAAACTCGTTATCTTCATCTGCAGCGATCACCTCTAACTTCGGGATGATGATGTGGTCAACAATACCGCCGAGATCACCGCGATACCGCGCACCAAGACGACCTAAACTCTCAAAAACTGCCAACCGAATATCTCCTCCCTCTGTCACGCCTTTTTCAAGATACGGCAGAATGTAAGGCAAGGCTGGCGGCCCGATAGTATCCAAGCCCTCGAACATCGGTTCACCAACAGTGTGCCCTTCACACATGTGCGTGATTAAGACCTCCGCAGCGCGTGGGTCGTTCTGCGCGATGAGTTCTAAAATCTGTTCGATGACAACCTCACCGTGATCTTCGTCCATCAAAATCGGTGGTGGCATTAACTGCGCGATGAGTTCAGTGGCGCGTTCGGAGTGAACACCGCCCCACGCATACGGATTGTTTTTGATATACTCCAGCCGTTTATACGCCGCTTCAACGGGATCCTCGTTGGGATCGACAGACGGGAAATCAGGGGTTGTCGCCGCACCAGGGGGTGTCATGTTTGGCGCAGTGGGCGGCGCGTGTGCCTCGTGAGTCCCCTCGTGCCAAGTGCCATCCTCGTGGACGTGTCCACCCCGTTCCGTTTCTCCAATAGGAATTTCTGCTTTCGGTTTCGGCATGGGTTCGACAGGCGTATAAATCTTGATCGGTTCTTCGGGGAGGTCTGTGCGTAGGAAGTAAACGCTCACGACACCACAGATGATAAGAACCAAAATACCTATAAAAATGCGGTTGGATAACAGGTTTTTCAACATTTCTTATTCTCCTTTCGGTTAGGACATCACCAATCAGATGTTGGGATTAAGGCTTTGGTGTGTTATCTGCTCTGTATGGACAAGTAGGAGCCGGATACGGGCAAACTTGATCGCGGGGTGCCTCGGGGCATTCTTGGGTGCGTGTAAACAAACAGACGATTATACCCGCACCTATCAGCAGTGCAACCGGCAACCAACGCTTCAGTCGTTTCCATACAGAGAAGATCAATACCATAACCTATTAAAACCCAAAAGGAAGATTGTTTTCAAGACCTATTCAGGGGGTGCTGAACCTATCAAGAAAACGGGTTAGAAGATAATAGCAACCGCTGATAGAAGTCTCCGTTGCTATTTCGGGCAAAGGTTGCCAACCCCTAACAATTCAAAACAGGTTCGCACCTCTACCTCACTCAAATAGATACGTAAATTCACCCGGGTATTTCGCCTCCAGCTGCTTTCGGAGGTTTTGCTTGCCTCGCCGCCATCGAGTTTTCACAGCATTCACGGAGATCCCCAATGTTTTGGCGATCTCTTTTTGCGGCGTGTCAGGATCCGCAAATTTCAATAGGAACACTTCACGTTCCGATTTCGGCAGCCGATCCACCATACTGCGGACAATGTCCAAATGTTCTTGCGCAGCAACGAGATGCTCGGGTTGCTGATATGCCGGTATGGCATAGGTAGATCTCGGCTCCGCTATGATGGTAGCGGCGGGAGCCTCGTCAAGCGGCGTATGTATCCCGCGGCTGGCGTTATCTCTGAAAAATTTTGCCAAGATTCCATGTGCGATCTTATAGAGCCACCCCCGAAAACTTTCAGGATTCTGAAGTTCGGAGAGGTTAACCATCGCCTCAATGAGCGTTTCCTGAGCGAGGTCTCTTGCATCTTCACAGTTTCCGGTCCTATTCACGAAAAACCCGAAAAGTTCACCTATATATCGCTCGCAGAGGCTATCCCACGACTTTCTGCCCCCTTTTAGATAATCCTCTACGAGTTCTCCATCGCTCAAGCCTTCATCAACTCCTAACCAAAATTCCGTCTACAAGAACAGCAAGAACAGTACGTTAACAGTACGTTAGTGTTTAGTGACAAAATTGAGCAAAAAGGTTACATTAAACTGACTTTCATGTAATGCCTCCAGAAACAAAAATAGAGGCTTCATATTACTGTAACGCGTATGTTAGGACGAAAGGTTGCATAAAATAGACCTTAGACATAGTAGTGGGTAAATTGTGTGCCCTTATTCACCTATTTTTGGTCATTCGACAAACACATTTTGCTTAAAATGGCAAAATGAGAACAACTCGCAAATGATCCCGCTAAAAGACAACAAAACAACGTGAAATATATCCTAAGAGTTAATTTGCACAATATGTTCTTAAATCGTTCAGGACTTACGCAAATTTAGTATGCAGCGCGATATTTTGGTATATTTAACCCCCTAAATCCCCCTTATCAGGGGGACTTTAAGAGAAAATGCGTAAGTTCTAATCGTTATAATGTCTATTATCGTCCTATTTCCTTTAAAAACCTCATTTTTCGGTGGAAATCGTGCATAATGTTCCATCCATCTTTAAAATGTAGATAGATTGGTTCGTAGTAGTGCGATTTATCGCACGTCTGTCGATCAGAACGGGCAATAATGCACTTCGCAACCCCCCTTTATCCCCCCTTATCAGGGGGGCAGGCGAGTACACCGCAGAATTGCCCTACTACAAACGGGTTACTGCCAATTTTAAACTGGACAGACTAATGATAAAAAAAGTGACACAGTTTGAGTTTTATAGTAAAATCTAAACGACTGATACATCGAAAGACAGGCAGAATTACGCCACTGTTTTTGCACAAGTAGCGACACTATGGGGAGTTGGAGGTAACTTATGAGAACGCTGGTGACGGTAGCACTTTTGATGTTAGGCGGTGCTGAGATGGTATCAGTGAAATCTGAAAATGCGACTCAAAAAGAGGAATCCACGATGCAAACAACTTCTGCCCAAGATTTGTCTCACATCATCATTGACTTAGCCACAAGGAGAGGTGTTCACAGTGTCGCGTTCAGTCCGGACGGTTCAATAGTCGCAAGTGACAAAGATAACACCGTCAAGCTCTGGG includes these proteins:
- a CDS encoding RNA polymerase sigma factor translates to MSDGELVEDYLKGGRKSWDSLCERYIGELFGFFVNRTGNCEDARDLAQETLIEAMVNLSELQNPESFRGWLYKIAHGILAKFFRDNASRGIHTPLDEAPAATIIAEPRSTYAIPAYQQPEHLVAAQEHLDIVRSMVDRLPKSEREVFLLKFADPDTPQKEIAKTLGISVNAVKTRWRRGKQNLRKQLEAKYPGEFTYLFE